One segment of Rhodopirellula baltica SH 1 DNA contains the following:
- a CDS encoding C25 family cysteine peptidase, producing MTSRSILFHSCTFALLGLCSAFIHPSATDAADVVVVASPEFDETLEPWIQMRSEEGLRVAIARPADNASDTHQQIWNVGGADTRYIVLVGDTPDYDTPRNQPHQIPTWMIPAPVTSRFGSTSTLPTDLPYGDRDGDRVSDAAIGRLPVRSAEQLASVIGRIEAYENSDDFGLWRRSFQLTGGVGGFGAMVDTAIESVTRGVITTVLPADAKPQIAYASPNHPFCPPGESFTDAVLNRYRTGARFWVYAGHGQIDRLELLQTTAADGKPAAREHWSVESLLNNQNATQLERAPEGATIAVLLACFAGAYDAPGDCLAERMVLAEGGPIAVIASSRLSMPYGNACMGLGLLQSVYSSGPQNTGCDRIGDAMLHAARSLQSKQQGKQSTMRVMVDTLASMISPAGTDLKQERLEHAALYQLLGDPTLRLHPPQPLDLSIEPSNQTDQQTDGVVARSLSVAVTSPIAGTLIVAVERPLTAITKTPTDSTSEHDAHGTTITEHQIEVSAGKRILQTLTLPLGESGPLIIRGFVHGKTGWASAAQRTFLPD from the coding sequence ATGACCAGTCGCTCGATTTTATTCCACTCGTGCACGTTTGCTCTGCTGGGACTTTGCTCCGCTTTCATCCATCCATCCGCAACAGATGCCGCGGACGTGGTCGTCGTTGCCTCACCGGAGTTCGACGAAACCCTTGAACCTTGGATCCAAATGCGATCCGAAGAGGGGCTACGAGTGGCCATCGCTCGTCCTGCCGACAATGCTTCGGACACTCACCAGCAAATCTGGAATGTGGGCGGCGCAGACACTCGTTACATCGTCTTGGTCGGCGACACGCCGGATTACGACACGCCTCGAAACCAACCGCATCAAATTCCTACTTGGATGATCCCGGCCCCGGTCACCTCGCGGTTCGGATCCACATCAACGCTGCCCACCGATCTTCCATACGGCGACCGAGATGGCGATCGGGTCAGCGACGCTGCCATTGGTCGTCTACCTGTGCGATCAGCCGAACAACTTGCGAGCGTGATCGGGCGAATCGAGGCCTATGAAAACTCCGACGACTTCGGACTCTGGCGACGATCGTTTCAGTTGACCGGTGGAGTGGGTGGCTTTGGTGCGATGGTTGACACCGCCATCGAATCGGTCACCCGAGGCGTGATCACCACGGTGCTGCCGGCCGATGCAAAACCACAGATTGCCTACGCCAGCCCGAACCATCCGTTTTGTCCTCCCGGTGAATCCTTCACCGATGCGGTCCTGAATCGCTATCGCACGGGCGCTCGCTTTTGGGTGTATGCGGGTCACGGCCAAATCGATCGCCTCGAATTGCTGCAAACCACTGCGGCGGATGGAAAACCGGCAGCCCGCGAACATTGGTCGGTCGAGTCCTTGCTAAACAATCAAAACGCAACGCAGTTGGAACGTGCTCCCGAAGGGGCGACGATCGCTGTGCTGTTGGCTTGCTTCGCGGGTGCCTACGACGCCCCCGGAGACTGCTTGGCCGAGCGGATGGTGCTCGCCGAAGGTGGCCCGATCGCCGTGATCGCTTCGTCTCGCTTGTCAATGCCTTATGGCAACGCGTGCATGGGCTTGGGCTTGCTGCAATCGGTGTACTCGAGTGGCCCTCAAAACACCGGCTGCGACCGTATCGGTGACGCGATGTTGCATGCCGCCCGCAGTTTGCAATCCAAACAACAAGGTAAACAATCGACCATGCGAGTCATGGTCGACACGCTCGCCTCGATGATCTCTCCAGCCGGAACGGATCTCAAGCAAGAACGACTCGAACACGCTGCGCTCTATCAACTACTTGGCGACCCAACCTTGCGTTTGCATCCACCTCAACCACTGGACCTTTCGATCGAGCCATCGAATCAAACCGATCAACAAACCGATGGTGTGGTCGCACGTTCACTCAGCGTTGCCGTCACCAGCCCGATTGCGGGAACGCTGATTGTCGCCGTTGAACGACCGCTAACCGCGATCACAAAGACGCCAACTGATTCAACCAGTGAACACGACGCGCATGGCACCACCATCACCGAACATCAAATCGAGGTTTCCGCTGGCAAACGCATCCTCCAAACACTCACGCTTCCGCTGGGAGAATCAGGTCCGTTGATCATTCGGGGTTTCGTTCATGGTAAAACAGGGTGGGCCAGCGCGGCCCAAAGAACCTTCCTCCCTGATTGA
- a CDS encoding sulfatase family protein, whose protein sequence is MRLPHLLALCLPAFFTALPASATAPEDIAGSRPNIVVIYMDDMAYADIGPFGAKGYSTPNLDRMANEGRKFTDFSVSSAVCSASRSALLTGCYHRRVGLSGALGPQAKIGLAPAETTFAEVCKSAGYRTACHGKWHLGHHPKFLPTNQGFDQFYGIPYSNDMWPLHPDTIRRQQKDPNDPGNWPPLPIIESIAGQPPRIVNDNVQPADQEQMTVELTRRSVEFIKNQSSDKPFLLYLPHPMVHVPLYVSERFRGKSGAGLFGDVMMEVDWSVGEILSAIESIDQQKNTLVIFTSDNGPWLSYGNHAGSAAPLREGKGTQWEGGVREPTLMWWPETIPAGTTCETFCSTIDVLPTIVELTGGEAPERKIDGHSIVDLMLDVPGAKSPHESFVGYYGGGQLQTIRNERFKLVFPHAYRTLGDREPGKDGMPDGYAMTKSGLELYDLDADVSETTNVIEAHPEVVKQLQAAAEVYRQQLGDKLQKVKGSEIRGPGKLNENEPQLSW, encoded by the coding sequence ATGCGACTTCCCCACCTCCTGGCTTTGTGCCTGCCCGCCTTTTTCACAGCTCTCCCAGCCTCCGCCACCGCCCCTGAAGACATCGCGGGATCACGCCCCAACATTGTCGTGATTTACATGGACGATATGGCTTATGCCGACATTGGCCCTTTCGGAGCCAAAGGCTACTCCACGCCGAACCTGGATCGAATGGCCAACGAAGGCCGCAAGTTCACTGACTTCAGCGTTTCGTCCGCCGTCTGCTCCGCGTCGAGATCCGCTCTCCTGACCGGTTGCTACCACCGACGTGTCGGATTGTCAGGAGCCCTCGGCCCCCAAGCCAAGATCGGACTCGCCCCGGCGGAAACCACGTTTGCAGAAGTTTGCAAATCAGCCGGCTATCGAACCGCATGTCACGGAAAATGGCATCTGGGCCACCACCCCAAATTCCTGCCAACCAACCAAGGTTTCGACCAGTTCTACGGCATTCCCTACAGCAACGACATGTGGCCGTTGCACCCGGACACCATCCGCCGTCAACAAAAAGATCCAAACGACCCCGGCAATTGGCCGCCGCTGCCGATCATCGAATCCATCGCGGGCCAGCCACCTCGAATCGTCAACGACAACGTTCAACCGGCGGATCAAGAACAAATGACGGTGGAACTCACTCGCCGCAGCGTCGAGTTCATCAAGAATCAATCCAGCGACAAACCCTTCTTGCTGTACCTGCCTCATCCGATGGTTCACGTCCCGCTGTATGTGTCCGAGCGTTTTCGCGGCAAGAGCGGGGCAGGGCTGTTTGGCGATGTGATGATGGAAGTCGATTGGTCGGTCGGCGAGATCCTTTCCGCAATTGAATCCATCGATCAGCAGAAGAACACACTCGTGATCTTCACCAGCGACAACGGACCTTGGCTTTCCTACGGCAACCACGCCGGCAGTGCCGCGCCACTTCGCGAAGGCAAAGGCACCCAGTGGGAAGGCGGCGTTCGCGAACCAACCCTCATGTGGTGGCCTGAAACCATTCCGGCTGGCACCACCTGCGAGACATTCTGTTCCACCATCGATGTGCTGCCGACGATCGTGGAGTTGACCGGCGGCGAGGCTCCCGAACGAAAGATCGATGGCCACTCCATCGTTGATTTGATGCTAGACGTTCCCGGTGCGAAATCGCCTCACGAATCCTTCGTCGGTTACTACGGCGGCGGGCAACTCCAAACGATTCGCAACGAGCGTTTCAAATTGGTTTTCCCGCATGCCTATCGAACGTTGGGAGATCGCGAACCAGGAAAAGACGGCATGCCCGACGGTTACGCCATGACCAAGTCGGGTTTGGAACTGTACGACTTGGACGCCGACGTTTCGGAAACCACCAACGTGATCGAAGCCCACCCGGAAGTCGTCAAGCAACTGCAGGCGGCCGCGGAAGTCTATCGTCAACAACTCGGCGACAAACTTCAAAAGGTCAAGGGTTCAGAAATCCGTGGCCCCGGAAAGCTCAACGAAAACGAGCCTCAACTGAGTTGGTGA